The sequence below is a genomic window from Cryptococcus neoformans var. neoformans B-3501A chromosome 8, whole genome shotgun sequence.
CGAATATTGTTAGCGGACAGATGCCTATACATGGGAATCGATACTGAGCAACTTACCATGTCTTTAACCATATCTGTCAACTTGGAGACAAACATGTTCATAGCCTTGAATGCCTGATCTCTCACCAATCTAGACCGATAATCAGCTTACAACTTCTGAGAGCTTTTACGACCACAGTAAACACACTTTTCCTTGTCCACCAACGTAAAACTCATATTCGGAACCACCTTGCCCGCCAAATCTTCTCTATCAAAACACTCGACGCTGGCCATTAGCGCCATCAAACCCGCAACTCTAGCATGTACAAAAGGATCCTTCAAACTTCTCGCAAAGGCTGGTACAagcaccttcttcttcgtgTTATGGCCCAATATGGGCGCGAGGCGGCCGAGAAGGATGCATGTGTTTGTTCGTATAGAGGGCTCGGTGTCCATTTGCATCTTGGCGAGGACCCGGAGGAGGTCGTTATTGAGAATGCGGTCAGAAAGCTGTATGGATTCTGTCAGCGGGTACTCTGAACACAGTCGAAGGGAAAATATCACCTTAGAGGCCAACGGATAGACCGCTCTGACGGTGGCTTCTCTGATGACGGGGACTGTATCGGCGAAACCAGTGATCTGAATATGGTCAACCTAAAATCACTTCCCCACACCTATGAGACGTACAAGATTTGGCCAAATCTTCTCTGTCACTGTCTTGTTATCCAGCTTGTCAACGTACTCATTCAAACCTTCCAACAAAGCCATCCTCGTACCCCTATCAGGACTGGTATACAATCTGACCACTGGATCGAGGACCATCTTCGGATAatcggaagaaggaacgaGCTTGCCCAGTtcaagaacaagaggaaGCATAGCCGACGATGGTGCGGTTGGGAGGGATAAGGAGTGAAGGAGGGACGGAAGGATTTTATAAGTGGTAAACGGTCCTGGGAGTGTACCAGCTTGGTTGGCCTCTTTGATGATTCGCAATAACGAAAGTTTGTCACTCTCAGATTGCAGCTCGAAGTTGTCCAAACCATTGACGAGGCTGACAAGCGGGTTGGATGCCCAGAAACCAGCCTTTTCGGCTTCGTCGATGAAAGATATTGTAGTCAACCGAGTACGAGGATTAGGATTAAGCATTCGCTTCCATAACGGGAAGAGAACTTTGGGAAGTGcgccggaagaagaaggtgtaGGCTGTGACGAAAGGGGCGGTAAGGGAGAATGAGGGTTATAAAACgtaaagagaaggatggcaagAAGGTAGGTGTCGTGTTGGGCAGGATCGGTTCTATCGTTCCATTAGCATTGACCGGCATAGAAATGAATCCACTGACTCTCTTAGAGCactccatccatcctttctGACTTCAGGTGCACATCTTTCACCAATATCACCTGGGGCTACACCTCCTAGGCCCCATAATATACCAGCATCATCTTTACCTGTCAGCAGCTCGAATCCCGCTAGGCGCCATTCGAGGGAGGGAGTGACGAAGATAgaggttggaagaagataggAATGATGTTGGGatagaggaggagaatTGAGGAAAGCAAGGGCGGACTAACTATGGCGTGAGCGAGAGGCCGGATTTGGGGCTAAAACAGTATGAACTCACTGAAAGGCTCCTTACACCCCACCCGATCCAGttctctttgcctttcGCCCTACCAGAGCCTGACGCAAGAGCACCTCCAGTCTCCCAGTCCCTCAAAACCCCTTCTAGTGGGCGCACGCGTTCGGTAGCAATGTAAATATGTGTCTCCGTTTCTACAGAGTCGATATATTTTATGCTACGCAGCATCAGCTACTGCTTCACACAGAGACATTGCACACTTACATGTCAGGGTGTCTTATTGTGCGGAGCTTTTTGAGAGCATTTTTTGCCAGTTGGAACAGCACTTTACGGTCCTTGCTGCCGGGCTGAAAAAGTGGAAGGGTCGAATCATAGATGAACAATGTTAAGGGAGTACCATCGTCCTGCCGGAATCGTCAGCCCCAACGCAAATCAGACACAAAGATATACACTTACACGTTTAACACCCTCTCTGATCTCCCAAATAGAACTATGGCTATCGAGCCCAGGTATACGTTCGCCAACTGAAAATGGGAACGTGACACCGGTAGACTGGAGTACCGAAGTGGTGATGGATTTGAGATAATTCATGGTGGATTTATTCGCTCTTTTGGCTGGTGTAGTCTGTTTAATCTGTTTAATCAGACTCCCTGTCCTTGTTGTATCCACCAAGCTGTCGTCGTCGGAGCTGATATGGCTGCTCGACCTTCGCGTCACGAACGATATCAATGTGAGCTCGCAGGCACTCGGTCGCGTTCGTCGATGACAGCAATCAATAGCCACAGTTACGTAACCTTTCGAATTGCGATTTTATTTTCGTGTTGTCTATAGACTGCGTTTTCTGCGAGTCGGAATTTGGACTGTCTTGAGCCACAAATACTCTTGGCGGGTCAACCACGACACATTCCACAGTTCAGTGGACCACGTCAGTCCACATACGCAGAATCAGCACATCTGTATCTCCTCATCTCGTTTCAAACAGGAAAATCCGTCAGAAACTGCTCAGGTAAATTAATTTCTTTGGCTTGCTCCGCCCGATATTGTTAACGCTTCTTAGCATGCTCGTCCTCCCCGGATCTTCTGCGatcacttcttctcgaaGAGCTACCCTCCTCAAGCTTTTCCAGTCGGTCATCCCCTCTATCACTTCCGTCGATGCGGTGCATCTCCACTTTGTCAACCCTACTTCTGACGAAGCCGAGTCACTCCTTGCCGATACCCAGTCTGCTGAGCGAGATATCCTCAACGCCCTACTCGCTTATGGCGACAACGAGCAGCTCAACTCTACGAAGGCATTTGTTGATGCTGGCATGAAGGGTGACGTGTTTGCGCTTTACGTGCTCCCTCGTGTCGGCACCATTTCCCCTTGGTCTTCTAAGGCCACCGACATCGCCAAACTCTGTCGTCTTGCTGGCCACGTCTCCCGTCTTGAGCGTGGTGCGCTCTATCTCTTCACTTCAAGTGAGAGTATTAGCCTTCTGGAAATGCGACACCACTTGCACTTTATCCATGATCGTATGACTCAGCTCATCCACACTGCTTTGCCACCTTCTGCCGCCGTCTTCCCTCCTACACCGCCTAACCCTTCCGCTCTTATCTCCGTGCCTATTCTCGGTGCTGAAAACCCGCATGCCGTTCTCGGTGAGGCCAATGCTCGACTGGGTCTCGCCCTCTCTGAGACTGAAATCCCTTACCTTGTCGAGTCTTTCCTGGCCGCCGGTCGTAACCCCACCGACGCTGAGCTCTTCATGTTCGCTCAAGTCAATTCTGAGCACTGTCGACACAAGATCTTTAACGCCAAATGGACCATTGACGGTCACGATCAGGAGAACAGCTTGTTTGGTATGATTCGAAACACCGAAAAGGCTGTCCACTCCAAGGGTACTCTATCTGCCTACGAAGACAACGCCGCTGTCATGGAGGGTTACGAGGCTCCTCGATTCGCTGTCGGAGGCAAGGGCGATGGATGCTACACTTCTCAAATTGAGAAGAACCCTATCCTCATCAAGGTCGAGACCCACAACCACCCCACCGCCGTATCTCCTTACCCTGGTGCCGCCACCGGTTCAGGTGGTGAGATCCGTGACGAAGGTGCCACTGGACGGGGCTCACACCCCAAGGCCGGTCTTGCCGGTTACACCACTTCGGACTTGCTCATTCCCGACTTCATTCAGCCTTGGGAGTCTGACATTGGCAGGCCCGCCCACATTGCTTCCGCCCTTGACATTATGATTGAAGCTCCTCTCGGTGCCGCTTCCTTCAACAACGAGTTTGGTCGCCCCGCACTTGGTGGTTATTGGCGTACTTGGCTCATGGCTGTCAAGGACGCtgaaggcaaggaggaATGGAGGGGTTACCACAAGCCTATTATGATCGCTGGCGGTTTGGGTAATGTCCGGCCTCAGTTTGCCCGCAAGGACAAGATTACTCCCGGGTCCAAGGTCATCGTTCTCGGTGGCCCTGGTATGCTCATCGGTCTCGGTGGTGGTgccgcctcttccatgGCTTCCGGTGCTTCTTCCGCCGACCTCGACTTTGCCTCAGTTCAGCGAGAAAACCCCGAGATGGAGCGACGATGCCAGCAAGTCATTGATGCCTGTATCTCTCGAGGCGATGGTGCCGGTAACCCTATCGAGTCCATCCACGACGTTGGTGCTGGTGGTCTTTCCAACGCTTTGCCCGAGTTGGTGCACGATTCTGGTTTGGGTGCCGTTTTTGAGATCCGGGATGTCCTCGTTGACGACCCCTCCATGTCCCCCATGGAGATTTGGTGTAACGAGTCACAAGAGCGATACGTTCTTGCCGTCGCCACCGAGAACCTTGCCGCTTTCGAGGAGATTGCTAGGCGAGAGCGATGCCCCTTCTCCGTTGTCGGTACCGCCACCGAGGAAGAGCGTCTCGTTGTCACCGACCGACTTTTGGGTGATAACGTCATTGACATTTCCATGTCAATCCTCTTTGGCAAGCCTCCTAGGATGCATCGAGAGGCCCAGACCATCCACCCCAAGCGAGATGCTTTTgactcttccctctttaCCTACCTTCCCGCCTACGCTGGTGCTCCCAAAACATCCCTCATGGCAGAGTCTATTAACCGTGTTCTCCGCTTGCCTTCTGTCGGTTCCAAGTCTTTCCTGATCACCATTGGTGACCGAACTATCACCGGTTTGGTGACTCGAGATCAGATGGTAGGTCCTTGGCAAGTCCCCGTTGCCGATGTCGCTGTCACCCGATCTTCTTATGGTTTCGATGTCGTCGTCGGTGAGGCTATGTCCATGGGTGAACGAACtcctctcgctcttctcAACGCTGGTGCTTCCGCCCGTATGGCCATCGCCGAATCTCTTACCAACCTTGCCGCTTCCTCCGTTGCCGACATCTCCCAGATCAAGCTTTCCGCCAACTGGATGTCGGCTGCCAACCACTCTGGCGAAGGCTCCAAGCTCTACGAGGCTGTCCAGGCCATCGGTATGGACCTCTGTCCTAAATTAGGTGTTGGTATTCCCGTCGGTAAAGATTCTATGTCCATGTCTATGAAGTGGCCCGGAGAGAAGGGCGAACAGAAGCAGGTCACCGCACCTTTGTCTTTGATCGTCACTGCCTTCGCCCCCGTTGACAACGTTGAGAAGACTTGGACTCCTGTTCTCAGGACTGACAAGGGTGAGACTGTCCTTGTGTTCATTGACCTCGCCAGGGGTAAGCAGAGACTTGGTGGTTCTGCTATTGCTCAGGTGTTCAAGCAATTGGGTGCCGATGCTCCCGATGTTGAGGAGGCTGCCGATATTCGTGCATTCTTCCACGCCGTCCaggctttgaagaaggctgaaACTGTCCTTGCCTACCACGACCGATCCGACGGTGGTTTGCTCACCACTCTTGTTGAGATGGCCTTTGCTGGCAGATCTGGTATTGAGGTGACCGTTGATGCTATCAGCTCTTCAGGCGACGCCGTTGCCGCCTTGTTCAACGAAGAGCTTGGTGCCGTCATGCAAGTCAAGGTCGACGAACTCTCCGCCTTTAGCGACGCTTTTGTCAAGGCTGGTTTCCCCACTCAGCACATCCACGTCATCGGCAAGGTCCTCGGTCGAGAGAACCAGTCAgtctccatcatccacaagTCCGACGCAATCTACACTGGTACTCGAGGCCAGTTGCAGCAGCTCTGGGCTGAGACCTCTTACAAGATTCAGGCCATGCGTGATGAACCTACTGGTGCCAAAGAAGAGTTTGACGCTATTcttgacgatgaggacCAGGGTTTAATCTACAACGTCCCCTTCAAGTATCTTCCCGACGTCACTGACGCCAACCGACTTGCTTCCCCTCCCAAGGTTGCTATTCTTCGTGAGCAAGGTGTTAATGGTCACATTGAAATGGCTTGGTCTTTCCACGCCGCTGGTTTCGAGGCTATCGACGTTCACATGTCTgacatcatctcttccaaggtctcactctcttcctttgccGGTATCGCCGCTTGTGGTGGTTTCTCCTACGGTGACGTTCTCGGAGCCGGTAACGGCTGGGCCAAGTCTGTCTTGCTCAACCCTACCGCCCGAAAGGAGTTCGAACAGTTCTTCCAGAGGGAAGACACTTTCGCCTTGGGTGTATGTAACGGCTGTCAATTCTTTGCTCAGTTGAAGGAGATTATCCCAGGTGCTGAGCATTGGCCCATCTTCAAGGCTAACCGCTCCGAGCGATTCGAAGGCCGTGTCGTCAACGTCAAGGTCTCCCCCGAAGCTGCCAAATCTaacatcttcttcagcgACATGGCCGACGCCATCGTTCCTATAGCTGTCGCTCACGGTGAAGGCCGTCCATCCTTCGTCACTGGTTCCCTCGCCGGGCTCAACGAAAACAACCTCATTCCTCTCCGATATGTTGACGGTAACGGCACTATTGCCACTACCTATCCCAAGAACCCCAACGGTGGTCCCGAAGGTATCGCTGCTGTCAGCACACTCAATGGTAGGGTGTTGGCTGTCATGCCCCACCCCGAACGAGTGGTCACCAGGGAAAGCTTCTCTTGGTTCCCTGAAGAGATGGGCAAAACTTGGGAGGGCAAGGGTCCTTGGTTCAGACTGTTCCAGAACGCCTACAAGTTTGCGACTGAGGGAAAGCAATAGAAGATTGAGCGCGCAATAGTGAGTCGATCTTGTCTTTATCCATTTCATCTGTGAGACATACTGATTTCAGCTTTTTCATCAGATAATAAGTTTGGTTTGAGATAAGCAAGGCTGGGTTGTGAAATTTTGGGACTAGATGGTGTTTTCACGTCTAAGGTGAGTCTTCGTTGGTACAACAATCACATCGATCTGATCGCTGATCAATTGCCAGTCTCCGATTGTGTTCTTGAAGAAAATGGTTGTCTGCAAGAATTCAGAACTAAAAAAACGAAAAAGATCACTTCAAGTATGTATATGTAAAGTTCATTTAGCTCTTGCTAACACTGGCTTTTAGGTTGTTTTAGTCAAAGACAGTTGCGAGGTTAAGAGGACCGACCAGGAAAAATCCATGTTAGATTTGTCACTCAcacaaagaaaaagattgTCTCAGTTTTGGTTTCGTTTGGTTTGAACTATGCATTGGGAATATTTATGATCGAAATCACCCAGATCATATCCTGCTGTTTATGTCATCTACTATATGCTTCGTAAATGTCCATCTCCTATCATATCGTGGATATGATAAATGCAATTCACTCGTCTACACTCTCCGCTTATGCCGTTGCCTTTTTTGCGCCCTTTTTACCCCTCTTTTTGCTCTTAGTCTTCAaacccatcttctctctcgccttttctcgagcctcttctctcctctcctggTCTCTTTTAGCCTTCATTGCCGGTGTCAAAGGAATATCCTCCTCGCGCACACCCACTCCACCAACTGATGCTCCGCGAATTCGAATACGCCCATCAGAAAGTGTTTCGGTAATAACGGGCGATGCAGCAGGGCGGTATTTAAACTCTTCGGAATATCTAAGATTTCAAGGCAGGCTCGTCAGttttcttgtccttgatAGTGCGTTAAACGCTATGAACCCAACTTACCGACTGGCATAGATCACCTGTGGCTTCTTGCTCATTCCTCGTTTACCGAGATAGATAGAAAGCCAACCCATCGCGATAATTGCAAGGATCAAAAACATACGCTTCCACCAAGCAGGAGGTGGTCGGTTAAATTCAGCTTGGTATCCGCGCAGACGCTCTTGGtactcttcatcctcgtcgccAAAAGGATGATTAGGACGAGGGGGAAAGGTGGTTTGCGATGTAGAGGGGGAATTCGACCTAGAGACAGGAGGTGATTGTGAGGGAATGGGCTGATATGAGTTGCTAGACATGGTGCAGGCAGGTTGGCTGATAAAAGAAGTAAAGCAAAGCAGTGAGATTTCTCCGACTTCGCGTCCTTCAGTGTGAAAGCGGTGTCCAAGGTTGCTGCAAGTTCGCGATCTCAACGCGTCGCATATCGATTAGAAAGTTCCAGCATCCCTATTAATTACAAGCTGTCCCATCATATTACAAAAGCAATTAGCTCTTCAAATACAGAATGGTTAATTAAAAACCTAATGGGAGTAGAACAGATGGTTTGtttgtcccgatctcagTGCGTTAAAAAAAGACTCCATTGTAGTTACGTAATTATTCCACGCAATCATCAGCCACGGCGCGGTGCTGTCATGATGGCCCTATTCATTCATTTATTCgatgtcttctttccttcactCAAGTCTTGTCAATCCACCATGGTATGTTCCGGAGCCATATTACAGTAGCCTATGTGCTTATGGCCCCTCATACAGTCCGCTCAAGCATCAAAACCCGTTCCTGTGGAGACTCAGCATGAGGACATGATCGTTAGTCTAGCCTGTGCCATGCCTTATATCCTGTTTCTGACCAATTACTCTCATCAGCACGATGCACAGCTTGACTATTATGGAAAGCGACTTGCCACATGCTCCTCTGACAGGACTATCCGAATTTTTAACGTTATCAAGGGAGAAGCAAAGGGTGAACCTGTGATCCTTAAAGGGTATATTGTGTTGATTTCCCTCTGGCTTGGTATGCTGATGAATTATTGCCATAGGCACACCGCCGCCGTCTGGCAAGTCTCATGGGCCCACCCTTCCTTCGGGTCAATACTTGCATCTTGTTCTTACGACGGGAGGGTTTTCATCTGGAAGGAAGTTGGACAGGGGCAAGGCAAGGGAAGCGGTGGAGAGCTGCAAGACGGCTGGGAGAGAATCAAGGAACACACATTGCATACCGCGAGCGGTAAGTCCAAACTGACGGAGGATAGGCTAATTCTGTAGTAAACTCGATCGCTTGGGCTCCTTATGACTTGGGACCAATTCTTGCTTGTGCTTCTAGCGATGGCAAGGTCTCCGTTCTCAGCTTCCAAAGTATATCAGTTCCCGCAGCAGTTGAGTCTTATCGCTAATTACCCTCAAAGACGATGGATCTATAGAGGTCAACATCTTCCCTGCCCACGGCACCGGTGCCAACGCCATCTCCTGGGCTCCCAGCGTCCTCTCTACCGTTTCAGGCGTAAGCCGCTCCCAACAGCCATCCAACTCTCTCGCTCCTCAAAAGCGATTTGTTACCGCCGGCTCTGACAACCTCATCCGAATCTGGGgatttgatgaagagcagAAAAAATGGACCGAAGAGGAGACCATCAAGGGTCACGAAGACTGGGTCAGGGATGTCGCTTGGGCGCCGAACATTGGTTTGCCGGGGATGTACATCGCGTCTGCTTCTCAGGTAATTAATTATTCTGAATGTGGAGAATATTTGGTCACTCACGCAACTTTACTCAGGACCGAACCGTGCTTATCCACTCCCGCCCatccccctcctcttcctggaCATCcgctcctctcctccccagCCTTCCCCAATCTCAGGACCCTCATTTCCCCGATGCCGTCTGGCGTGTTAGCTGGTCACTCGCCGGAAACGTTCTCGCCGTCAGCTGCGGTGATGGTAAGGTCAGCTTgtggaaggaaggtgtTGGAAAGGGATGGGAGTGCGTCAGTGATTTCTCGAGCTAGATTGATCAATACGATGTAGCTTTAAACGATCAAAGAATGTAATGATGGCTGCATGTGTTGCAGAAGCCCAGCAGATTGTAAGGAGACATACAGTGCATGCATTTGGAGGTCAGATAACAACAGATCTATAGACAAATGACCCCGGTCCATAGGAATGGGACGCAGGAGTTGTTTGTAGAAGCAAGGATTGTTTACTTGTGGTATAAAGCAGAATAGGGTGCGAAGATGATAAAAAAGGCATTCTCCAGCCCTTGCAAGGATACCCTATATAATAGTTCTTTTCCGTCTCTGCCATAATCGCAGAACGATTCTATGACATCCATGATCCTGGCCATAACTTCTACAATAAAATGCAGGGCCTCGTCCGATCCCCTCAACTAGATCGTCAGAAAGCGACCCGTCAATACTGGGTAAGGCAGACCATCATCCATGGGATGATGCCGGTTGTTGTGGTTCTTTTTTGCATGCTGTTGCAACCTATATTGACTTTTAGCGAAGTACTATAACAGTAACGAATGGAGATGAACGAATGCCCAAAAGTCCCCGAGTTTGCAGCGAGCTTTTTCCCCCGATGCATGGAACAGTCAACAAAATTCAGTCATATCACGACTAGTAAGTAGTAGGCTCGACAacacaagcccctcgacgTAGACCGACCTCCTCGGACCTCGTCCTTGTCGGAGACCGAACGATGTCCATCGagggcttgtgtcgagcctagTACCATATCACATCATGATCTACTCAAGGCCCAAAACATGGGTGACGTCATCGATGGTTATTCGCTCGCTGTTTCTTATGCCGACCGCTGCCGGCGTTGAGTCGCACTTAGTTAGTGTATGCGCTACGATGAATGCTTTCGGTCTTTTGACTCGAAGAGAAATAAACAGTTCAGCCGTCTATTCAGATGTCTGAAGCCTAATCCTTTTAGGATCCATACAGATACACTTCGTGATTTGCCGTCCTTAAACATTCGGTATTGAATTGCGCCCAGATACGCAATACTTCTGCAGTGCTGCGGTCAATCTTGAGCCTGCGCTTCTTATTACGTATATCTTCCACTTATAACAACGTTCTCGGCCGATGATCCCCAGAAGATTCCCAGCACTTCCCCAGAAGGTTTACAGACCATTTGAAAGCTTTGACCATTAcatccctctcttctcaagaATCCATTCTAGTACTGGTCGACAGTTCCAAAGGGCATCTGCGCAACAAACCGACGAAACTCCAACTTCCTGGCCAGCCAACAAGCAGAAGCTCGATATGCCTTCTGATAGCAAAAAAGGGGAAATCAATCGTGAATAATTTCCATGACCATTTATATCAGAACAAGAGTTTACATCCATGACATTCTTAGCAGGACCAAGTGCCGGCGATGTGGATAAGTATCTCAACTCAAAAATCCTTTCCCCATCTTTTGGGGGCGACCCCATATTCAAGCGTATTTCAGCACGGGCACAACAGGCCGGTCTACCAAACATCGCTGTCTCCGCGCAGCAAGGGCAGCTCCTCACGATTCTTGCCCTCTCCATCCGTGCTGAACGAATTTTGGAAGTCGGTACGCTAGCCGGGTACTCTACCGCCTGCCTCGTCAAAGCTTTGCCCAACCATGGACAAATCGACACCCTTGAAGTCAAACCCGAACACGCTAAGGTCGCTCAGGAGAATTTCATTGACGCAGATTTGTATCCGTTCCCTAAGATCCATGTGGGACCGGCGATTGAGACtctgaagaggatggagactCCAGATGAAGGGCCTTATGATTTGGTATTCATCGATGCTGATAAGAGCACAACCCTCGAATATTTCCTGGAGAGTATGCGGCTCTTGAGAAAGGGGGGGTTGATCATTGTTGACAACGCTGTCAGGAGTGGAAGGTGAGTACCTAGACTGTTATCATGGCACTGCTGAACTCGAAACTCGACTCTTCGCAGAATCGCCAGCCCGGAAGAAGACAGCAACCCAGATGTTGCAGGTATGCGAAAGCTGTACGACTGGGTTCatggggatgatggaagatctGTCTTGATGAATGTGACCCAAACAGTGGGAGACAAGTTCTGGGAGTAAGTCTTTGTTTTTGATGTCTCCTTATtcgaagaggatgacaaGGAGTTGACGCAATGTCTTGGCGTATAGTGGGTTTGCAATTGCTATTAAGCTCAACTAGCGTAGCACCGAAAGATGGCAAAAAAGTGAGCTGGGAGATTGAGCAGATCTCAAAGTTGTAGGGATGATTAAGACTGTTAATGGAATGCACCCTTTTGCGAATTGACCGAATATTGCGTTTTGAATCCAATGAGTCATGAAGACAGCGCCTTGCAAGGTTATTAGGGCTGAATTGTCATTCAGTATGGGCTGTGAGCTGATATATAATGGAACGGCTCGAATAACGGAGTCCTTTGGCGTTGTGCCGTCGAGCGTCCGACACCAAAGATTTGCGAATCGTCCAACCTTCCTCATAATAGCTTATTAAGTCTTACTCAACAAGTAATTCACGTTTCCGAATCAACAAGTTTCGCATGCCAGCCATGCTCAATCACTTAGGCCAGCCACTACAGCTGAATGACTGCATGCAAAATTGTGAGTCAATTGATTGATCCGTCTCTtgcttttttcttcttttttgggTATGTAACTACAACAAATATAATTGATTTTAGTAGTCTTTGCCGTATGAGAGGGAGTATAAActgaaaggaagaagaacgcCGGGAAAGGTCGAGAGAGTGAATGTGGGGAGGCCGGGGAGGACGAGGGAAGAGTCTA
It includes:
- a CDS encoding hypothetical protein (Match to ESTs gb|CF187871.1|CF187871, gb|CF187870.1|CF187870, gb|CF184035.1|CF184035), which produces MNYLKSITTSVLQSTGVTFPFSVGERIPGLDSHSSIWEIREGVKRDDGTPLTLFIYDSTLPLFQPGSKDRKVLFQLAKNALKKLRTIRHPDIIKYIDSVETETHIYIATERVRPLEGVLRDWETGGALASGSGRAKGKENWIGWGVRSLSSALAFLNSPPLSQHHSYLLPTSIFVTPSLEWRLAGFELLTGKDDAGILWGLGGVAPGDIGERCAPEVRKDGWSALRETDPAQHDTYLLAILLFTFYNPHSPLPPLSSQPTPSSSGALPKVLFPLWKRMLNPNPRTRLTTISFIDEAEKAGFWASNPLVSLVNGLDNFELQSESDKLSLLRIIKEANQAGTLPGPFTTYKILPSLLHSLSLPTAPSSAMLPLVLELGKLVPSSDYPKMVLDPVVRLYTSPDRGTRMALLEGLNEYVDKLDNKTVTEKIWPNLITGFADTVPVIREATVRAVYPLASKLSDRILNNDLLRVLAKMQMDTEPSIRTNTCILLGRLAPILGHNTKKKVLVPAFARSLKDPFVHARVAGLMALMASVECFDREDLAGKVVPNMSFTLVDKEKLVRDQAFKAMNMFVSKLTDMVKDMPESALPPDQTSSQGPVTTTSASISSSQGGAVNSAAGAAGALAGWAISSLGKQLKTSEAHSSMNSSGMPGGFGASAPTIKFSTDSSNPAAPASSRVSEEIFRPASASSSLKSASPRSSAVNTFGRTTTSSSLSGTNGRMKLGGAKKAPGKSLADQLAGEWEEEDGGNAWGTDDLIDVNADDDDWSAFESAPVPEVVVPPPQPYYVSAPKPKPTSTNITTSAAFRSKPTLSTAISTTSSIPTHAPEPVKLASSISTPLIPSSPALSSLSSAKSPVLISQANTTDAERGQIDSTPVSERSSPQLSVKAGNGTGTPQPSLANMSKEEKEKEMARRREERKARIAAMKEQKKSKV
- a CDS encoding hypothetical protein (HMMPfam hit to AIRS, AIR synthase related protein, N-terminal domain, score: 131.1, E(): 2.4e-36; HMMPfam hit to AIRS_C, AIR synthase related protein, C-terminal domain, score: 222.4, E(): 8.4e-64); this encodes MLVLPGSSAITSSRRATLLKLFQSVIPSITSVDAVHLHFVNPTSDEAESLLADTQSAERDILNALLAYGDNEQLNSTKAFVDAGMKGDVFALYVLPRVGTISPWSSKATDIAKLCRLAGHVSRLERGALYLFTSSESISLLEMRHHLHFIHDRMTQLIHTALPPSAAVFPPTPPNPSALISVPILGAENPHAVLGEANARLGLALSETEIPYLVESFLAAGRNPTDAELFMFAQVNSEHCRHKIFNAKWTIDGHDQENSLFGMIRNTEKAVHSKGTLSAYEDNAAVMEGYEAPRFAVGGKGDGCYTSQIEKNPILIKVETHNHPTAVSPYPGAATGSGGEIRDEGATGRGSHPKAGLAGYTTSDLLIPDFIQPWESDIGRPAHIASALDIMIEAPLGAASFNNEFGRPALGGYWRTWLMAVKDAEGKEEWRGYHKPIMIAGGLGNVRPQFARKDKITPGSKVIVLGGPGMLIGLGGGAASSMASGASSADLDFASVQRENPEMERRCQQVIDACISRGDGAGNPIESIHDVGAGGLSNALPELVHDSGLGAVFEIRDVLVDDPSMSPMEIWCNESQERYVLAVATENLAAFEEIARRERCPFSVVGTATEEERLVVTDRLLGDNVIDISMSILFGKPPRMHREAQTIHPKRDAFDSSLFTYLPAYAGAPKTSLMAESINRVLRLPSVGSKSFLITIGDRTITGLVTRDQMVGPWQVPVADVAVTRSSYGFDVVVGEAMSMGERTPLALLNAGASARMAIAESLTNLAASSVADISQIKLSANWMSAANHSGEGSKLYEAVQAIGMDLCPKLGVGIPVGKDSMSMSMKWPGEKGEQKQVTAPLSLIVTAFAPVDNVEKTWTPVLRTDKGETVLVFIDLARGKQRLGGSAIAQVFKQLGADAPDVEEAADIRAFFHAVQALKKAETVLAYHDRSDGGLLTTLVEMAFAGRSGIEVTVDAISSSGDAVAALFNEELGAVMQVKVDELSAFSDAFVKAGFPTQHIHVIGKVLGRENQSVSIIHKSDAIYTGTRGQLQQLWAETSYKIQAMRDEPTGAKEEFDAILDDEDQGLIYNVPFKYLPDVTDANRLASPPKVAILREQGVNGHIEMAWSFHAAGFEAIDVHMSDIISSKVSLSSFAGIAACGGFSYGDVLGAGNGWAKSVLLNPTARKEFEQFFQREDTFALGVCNGCQFFAQLKEIIPGAEHWPIFKANRSERFEGRVVNVKVSPEAAKSNIFFSDMADAIVPIAVAHGEGRPSFVTGSLAGLNENNLIPLRYVDGNGTIATTYPKNPNGGPEGIAAVSTLNGRVLAVMPHPERVVTRESFSWFPEEMGKTWEGKGPWFRLFQNAYKFATEGKQ
- a CDS encoding hypothetical protein (Match to ESTs gb|CF189280.1|CF189280, gb|CF193903.1|CF193903; HMMPfam hit to WD40, WD domain, G-beta repeat, score: 180.7, E(): 2.8e-51), translating into MCLWPLIQSAQASKPVPVETQHEDMIHDAQLDYYGKRLATCSSDRTIRIFNVIKGEAKGEPVILKGHTAAVWQVSWAHPSFGSILASCSYDGRVFIWKEVGQGQGKGSGGELQDGWERIKEHTLHTASVNSIAWAPYDLGPILACASSDGKVSVLSFQNDGSIEVNIFPAHGTGANAISWAPSVLSTVSGVSRSQQPSNSLAPQKRFVTAGSDNLIRIWGFDEEQKKWTEEETIKGHEDWVRDVAWAPNIGLPGMYIASASQDRTVLIHSRPSPSSSWTSAPLLPSLPQSQDPHFPDAVWRVSWSLAGNVLAVSCGDGKVSLWKEGVGKGWECVSDFSS